One window of the Trifolium pratense cultivar HEN17-A07 linkage group LG2, ARS_RC_1.1, whole genome shotgun sequence genome contains the following:
- the LOC123905841 gene encoding soyasapogenol B glucuronide galactosyltransferase-like translates to MEKENEPKLKSIFLPFLSTSHIIPLVDMARLFALHNVDVTIISTKHNSTIFQNSINLDSSRGRSIRTHIIEFPASKVGLPIGIEAFNVNTPKEMIPKVYMGLYILQPEIESLFETLQPDFIVTDMFFPWSADAAKKLGIPRIMFHGASYLARSAAHSVEQFAPHLNVESDTEKFVIPDLPDKLEMTRLQLPDWLRSPNQYTELMKVIKESERKSFGSVFNSFYELESDYYDHYKKVMGTKSWGLGPVSLWVNQDDSDKAARGYAKKEQGEKEEEGWLKWLNSKPESSVLYVSFGSMNKFPYSQLVEIAHALEDSGHNFIWVVRKNEQNGESDVFLEEFEKRMKESGKGFLIWGWAPQLLILENPAIGGLVSHCGWNTVVESVNVGLPTVTWPLFAEHFFNEKLVVDVLKIGVPVGAKEWRNWNEFGSEVVKREDIGNAIRLMMDGGEEEVAMRKRVKELSVEAKKAVQVGGSSYNNMVELIQELKTIKLAKV, encoded by the coding sequence ATGGAGAAGGAAAATGAACCAAAGTTGAAATCAATTTTCCTTCCTTTTCTTTCAACAAGTCACATAATTCCATTAGTAGACATGGCAAGACTCTTTGCTCTTCACAACGTGGATGTTACCATAATCTCCACAAAACACAACTCCACCATTTTCCAAAACTCCATTAACCTTGATTCATCACGTGGAAGATCCATTAGAACACACATCATAGAATTCCCAGCTAGCAAAGTTGGTCTCCCAATAGGAATTGAAGCTTTCAATGTCAACACACCAAAAGAAATGATCCCAAAAGTTTACATGGGTCTATACATTCTCCAACCCGAAATCGAAAGCCTATTCGAAACACTTCAACCTGATTTCATTGTCACTGACATGTTTTTTCCTTGGTCAGCAGATGCTGCAAAGAAACTTGGCATTCCTAGGATTATGTTTCATGGTGCTAGTTATCTTGCTCGATCCGCTGCGCATTCTGTTGAACAATTTGCTCCACATTTGAATGTTGAATCCGATACTGAAAAATTCGTTATTCCGGATTTACCTGATAAATTGGAGATGACCCGGTTGCAGTTACCGGATTGGCTTCGATCTCCGAATCAATATACGGAGTTAATGAAAGTGATTAAAGAATCAGAAAGAAAAAGCTTTGGTTCTGTTTTCAATAGTTTTTATGAGCTTGAAAGTGATTATTATGATCATTACAAGAAAGTTATGGGAACTAAAAGTTGGGGACTAGGACCTGTTTCTTTGTGGGTTAATCAAGATGACTCAGATAAAGCTGCAAGAGGATATGCAAAGAAAGAACAAggtgaaaaagaagaagaaggatgGTTGAAATGGTTGAATTCAAAACCAGAGAGCTCTGTTTTATATGTAAGTTTTGGGAGTATGAACAAGTTTCCTTATTCACAATTAGTTGAAATTGCACATGCACTTGAAGATTCAGGTCATAATTTCATTTGGGTTGTTagaaaaaatgaacaaaatggAGAAAGTGATGTCTTTTTAGAAGAATTTGAGAAGAGAATGAAGGAAAGTGGAAAAGGTTTCTTGATTTGGGGTTGGGCACCACAGCTTTTGATTCTTGAGAATCCTGCAATTGGAGGGTTAGTGAGTCATTGTGGTTGGAACACTGTTGTTGAAAGTGTGAATGTTGGATTACCAACAGTGACATGGCCTTTGTTTGCagaacatttttttaatgagaaGCTTGTGGTTGATGTGTTGAAAATTGGTGTTCCTGTTGGAGCTAAAGAATGGAGGAATTGGAATGAGTTTGGGAGTGAGGTTGTGAAAAGAGAAGATATTGGGAATGCTATAAGATTAATGATGGATGGTGGTGAAGAAGAAGTTGCTATGAGGAAAAGAGTTAAGGAGTTGAGTGTTGAAGCTAAGAAAGCTGTTCAAGTTGGTGGttcttcttataataatatGGTGGAATTGATTCAGGAGCTTAAGACAATTAAACTTGCCAAGGTTTAA